The Propionispora vibrioides genome includes the window GGAATCAATGCGAGCCAGCCAAACCAGCCCCACCGGTTCCGGTGATAATCAAAGTAATTCCATTCTTCCAGGAACCTGATATTTTCGTGCAAAGCCTCCACCATTTTCCCACTGACCACGCCCCATTGAAAGGAAGCATCGGTTTTACTGACACTATCATGGCGCCGGCTGTTTTTTACCAATAGGGGCGACAAAATTTCAAACAGCATTTCCGCTTGGGGAAACTCGCCGGCCAGTCTGGCAAGCAACTCTTTTATTTCCGGTTCGGTAAAATACATAAGCAAGCCTTCGGCGATAATCAATACCGGCCTATCGCCCCGCTGGATTGCCTGCGGCCAAGACGGATCAAATACGGACTTTTCGAGCATCCGGTACCGGTCGGTTTCGGAAAAAAACTGGCGGCGCAGCCGGATAGGCTCGGGTAGATCCAGATCATACCAATGAACACGGCCGTTATCTACACGGAAAAAGCGGGTATCAAGCCCACAGCCAAGATTAACCACAACGGCCTCGGCCTGCTTTGCCAGAAACGCAGTGACCGCTTTATCCAGCAGTTCCGTCCGGATCGCCACACCTACCTGTGACAGCCTGGCCTTTTCAAACTTTGCAAAATCATAATCTAGCTTTTCCATCATCTGCACGGCCAGTTCATCCCGGATGATCGGCTCCGGTCGCTTCGTTTCCACCGCTCTGGCCCATAGAGGGATTAATAACGTCTCCGAAACACCCTCCAGCTTTTGTTTAACCATCTTGCTGCCCTCCCCGGCATTATCACTCAATCAATCGATAATGATTTTTGTTATCAACTAGATTATAATAGAATAAAAATTTCCAGTCAACTTCCATTCATTCAATATCAGGAAACCTTACGCACCCGTCATGGATGAATTGGCACGGCCTTTGGAAACCTATAAGCAAATAACCGCCCGTCCACAAGCTCGGCAACCAAACATAACCTCACAAAAATAAGCTTTATCCCGGCGTCCTGCCCGGCTGATACCTCTGGGGATAGCCATTGTTCACCAAGAAAAGGAGATGACCTGTCCATGTCTTGTAATTCCAATCCAGCGCAGCAATTCGCTGCCCAAACCGAACGAATTCACCGTTTTTTAGATCAGGTAACTAAAAAACTGATTGTCATGAGCGGCAAAGGCGGCGTCGGCAAGAGCACCGTAGCGGCCAATCTGGCCGTAACACTCAGTCAGCAGGGCTACCAAGTAGGCCTGCTGGATGTTGATGTGCACGGTCCCAGCATTGCCGGCCTGCTGGACTTGAACGACCTGCCGCTATTGACTGACCGCGAGCAAATCTATCCCATCGAATACAGTCCAACCCTGAAGGTAGTGACCATTCAAGGGCTTCTGGACAAACCCGATGATCCGATCATCTGCCGGGGCCCCGCCAAAATCACCATGATCCGCCAATTCTTAGGCGATGTTGACTGGGGGCCGCTGGATTTTCTGATTATCGACAGCCCGCCGGGAACCGGTGACGAGCCGCTTACCATCGCTCAGACCGTCACCGGCTGCCAGGCCGTCATTGTTACTACCCCGCAGGAAATCGCCTTAGCTGATGTCCGCAAATCCATTCAATTCTGCCGGAAGGTCAATCTCCCCATTGCCGGTATTATCGAAAACATGAGCGGCTTTGTCTGCCCCACCTGCGGCAGCCGCCATGATATTTTCAAAAGCGGCGGCGGCGAGAAAACGGCGGCCGCAGCAGGACTGCCTTTTTTAGGACGCCTCCCCATCGATCCGGCCATTGTTACGGCCGGCGACAGCGGTAAAGCCATTGCCGGCCTCCATAATCAAACACAGACAGATATGCAGCACCTGGTCGATCAGTTGCTCCAGCAGCTCGGCAACCCGACCCCGACAGAAACCGGGCTGCTGAAGATCGCCGTCCCCACCGACAACGGAAACCTGGGAGAGCGCTTTGGCCATAGTGCGGTATTTTCCATAATCAGCGCCCAAAAGGGGCAAATCGTACAGCAAGAAGAGCTCACACCACCCCCTAAACCAGGCGCGATTCCCGGCTGGCTGGCCGAACAGGGCTGTCATACCGTCATTGCCGGCGGTCTGGGCGAGGCAGCCAGAATCAAACTGGCCGAACTGGGGATCAAAGTGATCTGCGGAGCACCGGCCGCTACGCCGGAGCAACTGACGCTCCGCTATCTGCGGGGTGAACTGATTGCCAGTACTCCCGCCGCCAGTCGGACGTCCCCGGCTTCTTCCTGCCAGGACTGTAACCACACCTAACTAAAAGCAAACAGAGAAGGTACGTCACCTGGCATCGGCCAAGAGGCGTACCTTCTCTGTTCTCTGTCCGGCTTTGTCCTCTGAAAAGCGGCAATACCTGCCTAATCAATCCGGCCACAGTTAAACAGGTCATCCGGTCATTGTAGACAACCCTTAAATAAACAAATTGACATTGGCGTCTTCCGCCTCACTGAGATAATAGCCCACACCGCCGATTTTCACGCCGTCCAGCAGTTCTTCCGGCTTAAAGCCCATGACATCCATCGACATCTGACAGGCCACGATCTCCACCCCGGCGGTCATGGCACTCTTCATCAATTCCTCCAGCGAAGCTACTTGCTTATTGTTCATAACCCTTCGCATCATCGCCGTACCCAGCCCCAGCATATTCATGTTGGACAAGGTCAGTTTTTCGCTGCCCCGGGGCATCATCCAGCCGAACATGCGGTCCAGAAAACCCTTGGCCACAGGCACCGTTTCCGGCTTGCGCAAAATGTTCAACCCCCAGAAGGTAAAGAAAAGGGTTACTTTTTTCCCCATGGCGGCCGCGCCGTTGGCGATGATAAAGGCGGCCATAGCCTTATCCAGATCGCCGCTGAAAACGACGATGGTTTTATTATCCTTCGCCGGCGCAGTGCAGGCCGGAGCGGCGCCAGGCACCACCGCCTGCTTTTGAAGGCGGGCCACAATCCGGTTCTTTTCCTTTTGCAACGACAGCAACGTGTGTCCGGTCCGCAGGCACCAGGCCTTAATGTCCTCCAGGAAGCCGGGATCCGAAGCCGTAACCCGCAGTACGCCTCCCGCTGCCAGCTTATCCATGGCCGCTTTCACCTGCAGCAACGGACCGGGGCAGGAAAGGCCACAGGCATCCAGCACCTGTTCCGGTTCACTTAGCGGCACTGCTGCCATAGCCGGTTCGACAGCCGGCTGCACCTGTTCAGCCGGCGGCTGCCACTTAACCAGACGCGGGGCTGCCGCTTTGTAACCGCCAGTCAAGCTTTTGACCCGGAAGCCGTTCTGGCTGAGAATGCGGGCGGCAATGTAGCTTTGCAGCCCGACCTTGCAATAGGTCAGGATCAGCTTGTTCTTATCCAGCTCAGCGAGACGGCTGCGCAGACTGTCGGTCGGAAGGTTGACCGCTCCCGGCAGCGCGTTGGTGGCAAATTCAAGAGGAGAACGGACATCCACCAGCACGGTGGTCTGCGGATCAAAGCCGGCCAGTTCTTCATAGGTGAATACCTCCAGCCGTTTGGCCAGAATATTTTCGGCAACAAAGCCGGCCATATTGACAGGATCTTTCGCCGACGAGTAAGGCGGGGCGTAGGACAGCTCCAGCTCTGTCAGGTCCTGGACCGTGCCGTTCAGGCGGATAGCGGTGGCCAGCACATCAATATGCTTATCAATCGACTCCGGTCCTACCGCCTGGGCGCCAAGGATTTTACCATCGTTGCCAAACAGCAGCTTGATAGTCAGTTGCAGTGCATCCGGATAGTAGGAAGCATGAGAATTGGGGTGCACATAAATGGCCTGATACGGCACCTGCAGACGTGCTAAGCTTCGCTCATTATTGCCGGTGGCGGCCGCCGTCAGGTCAAACACCTTTAAGATGGCCGTGCCTTGCGTCCCTTTATAGGCGCTGGGGATGCCGGCGATATTATCAGCGGCAATACGCCCCTGCTTGTTGGCCGGACCGGCCAGCGGCACAGCGGCTGGCTGACCTGTCACCAAATCCACAACCTCCACGGCATCGCCAACAGCATAAATATCCGTCTGGTTGGTTGCCATATGCTCATCGACCAAAATATGCCCCCGTTTGCCCAGTGCAATGCCGCTGTCCTTTAAAAACCCGGTGGCCGGAGCCACACCGATGGCCAATACCACCATATCGGCAACAATCTGCCTGCCGCTCTGCAGCGTAACCAGCATCCCCTCAGCCTGTTCCGCAAAATGCGCCACACCATCTCCCACATGAACGGTTACGCCGTGGTCCTGAAGTTCTCGTTCGATCAATAAAGCCATATCACTGTCAAAGGGCGGCAGAATATGGGGCGCCGCCTCCACCAGCGTTACGGCAAGACCGCGCTCACGCAGGTTCTCCGCCATTTCCACACCGATAAAGCCACCGCCGATGACCGCCACCCGCTGTGTGTTCTCCCGGTCTACCATCGCCTTGATGCGGTCGGTATCCGGTATATTGCGCAGAGTGAAAATACGCGGACTGTCGATGCCCGGAATCGGTGGCCGCACCGGTTGAGCCCCCGGCGACAACAGCAAGACATCATAGCTCTCTTCATAACAGCCCCGGTCCCGGCTATTAATGCGGATCATTTTTTTCTCCGGCTCAATAGCCGTCACCTCGCTGTTCACTCGGACGTCGATGGCAAACCGCGCCCGCATAGCTTCCGGAGTCTGCACCAGCAGTTTATCCCTCTCCCGGATGGTTTCGCCGATATAGTAAGGTAAACCGCAATTGGCAAACGAAATATGTTCATCTCTTTCCAGCAGGATAATCTCGGCTTGCTCATCCAGCCGGCGCAGGCGGGCGGCGGCCGATGCCCCGCCGGCCACACCGCCGACAATAACCACTTTTTTCCCCATTTTAAAACCTCCTCTATATTTCTCTCTATATCCATTAAACCATATATTATTATATTTAGTTTATACGATATTTCAAATAAAGTAAAGTCCTAAATAGTTTATACCTGCTATATTTTATACTTTCCAGCTGTTAAAGGTACCTGTAAAATTCCTTGAAACAGAACATCTGCTGACCCTGCATAAAAAAACATACACTCCATGTCCCGGCTGTCCGGTCAGGGCATGAAGTGTATGACAATAAATACTACGGAAAATAGCCTTGCCCTCTCCAACTGTTTCAAGACTGGCAGGATACTGCTCATGTTAACCGCAGCGCCGATGTATAGCCGCCGGTCATGCCCTTTGCCCGGCAGCCATGCTGTTGTAGAATTCGCGCTACAATATAACTGCGTATACCAACACCGCATCCCAGCATACGGGCGCGAATACTGTCGGTCAGAATGTTCACCGCTCCCGGCAAAGCACCATGGGCAAACTCGCCTTCTGTGCAGACGTCCATCAGGATATATTCATTCCGGTCATATGTCCCCAGGCTGGCATAGGTGAATACTTGAACCAGTCCGTTCAATATATTTGCCGCGGCAAAACCGGCCATATTCACCGGGGCCGGTTCCTCAACCTGCTCTCCACTCCTGTATGGCTGTCTCTCTATTGAGAAAACAATATCCGAATCAATTCAACAACCCGTTGGTCACAAACGCTATACCTGATTTCCGTGCCATTGCGCGTTCCCTGTACAATCCCGGCCATACGCAGCTTTTGCAAATGCTGAGATATGGTCGACTGCGGCGCGCTCAGGCAATCCTGCATATGTGTAACATTGCAGCCGTTCTTCTCGATCAGACCGCGCACAATACACAGCCGTAACGGATGGGCCAAGGCCTTTAGCAATTCAGCCTGTTCCGCATATACCGAAACGTCCACTTCCATGGTCATCCCCCCTTTAATTAAAATATCCATATATTACGTTTAATGCTATCACTCTCTTAAAAAAAAGTCAATTTTCTAAGGCGTGTTTTCAAAATTAACGGAAAGGTTCATGACAAGTGATTTTATGCTAAGAACCGCTGATTTAATGAACCCGGCGGCCTGACGAGAGATTTTTTCGTCGGCAAGGATGCAAAACCGCCGAATAATCTTGCTTCTATTTTACATTTACTTGACAAGCATCTTTAACTGCGCTATAACTAATTATGAAATATATTTCAAAAGAGGGACATTATGGTACGACCGCACAAAGAACGGCAAATTGAACAACTTCCGCCGGTCACGCATTACAAACCGGTCGGCAAACCCTTACGCAGCTTGGAGGAAGTCATCCTGACCATCGAAGAAATGGAAGCGGTCCGCCTTGCTGATATTGAACTGCTGGATCAGAAATCTGCCGCCGAACGCATGGCTATATCACGCCCCACCTTTCACCGCATCGTTAACCGGGCACATCAGAAAATCGCCGCAGCCTTATGGCAGGGTTGTGCTCTCCGGGTAGATGGCGGCAGCTTTAAGATCGCCCATACCTGCCAAAAAACGCCCCGTGATTTTTTGTGCCAGACCTGCGGGCACCGGTGGTCGCTGCCCCACGGCACCGGCCAGCGCTGTCAGGAACTAGTCTGTCCGGCCTGCCAGGCAGACACGGTAAAACGGGAAGACGAATAGCCCAGAGTGACGCACTGCCGCCCCATCACCACGATAACCGGCACCGCGCCCAAACTCCCGGCAATTGCTGCCGTTACGCCGGACAACAACTGACTGCAGTGCACCTATTCCACAGTAACTCCACTGCAACTTTATTATTAGTTAGCTATTTTTTTGGTTTTGTTATGAAATATATTTCATAACAAAACCAAAATCCCCCTTGCCCGAGCCATCGGCAAACCGGTTTAGCTGACGTACCGTTCTAGAAAATCATTGCTTCTTTGGGCTTGTCGGCCTGGCGAGAAATCTTTTCGTCCGCCAAGGAAGTAAGACCACAGGAACAGTCGGGCTATCTCAAGGCTGCCAACGACAGGCAGAAAAAGATCCGCCTGGACGCGCAGTGCAAACCAGTCAGTGATCCCTCGATAAGCAAAATAATTAGATAAGGAGACTTGTTCCATGAATACCTACATTCCTACAGGCATTTGTCCGAAAAAAATTCAATTTTCCGTAGAAAACGACCAGGTTAAACATGTTGAATTTAGCGGCGGCTGTCCGGGTAATTTAAAAGCCCTTAGCCTGCTGGTACAGGGAATGCCTGTGGATACAGTCATTCAAACCTTCAAGGGCAACCTCTGCCGCAATGGCACCTCCTGTATGGACCAATTTGCGCAAGCTTTGGAAGCCTATAAGCAACGCGCTCAGTCCGGTGCCTAAGTCACAATCTGCCCAATAGGTACGTCAGGGCACTGCTTTCCATACTCTATTTCTTCTGCTACTACTAAAAAAGGAGATGACCAATCTATGACATGTAATTCTCACACAAACCAGGAGTTTGATGAACAAACCCAGCGAATTAATCTTTTTTTAGACCAGGTTGACAAAAAGCTCGTCGTTATGAGCGGTAAAGGCGGTGTCGGCAAAAGTACCGTCGCTGCCAATCTGGCTGTCGCCCTCAGCAACCAGGGCTACCAAGTGGGTCTGCTGGATATCGACGTCCACGGTCCCAGCATTGCCGGCCTGCTCGGCCTGACCGAACAGCCGTTGCTGACCGACGGCGAGCAGCTCCTGCCCATCGAATACAGCCCGACCCTGAAAGTCGTGACCGTCCAGGGCATACTTGAGCACCGCGACGATCCCGTAATCTGCCGCGGCCCTTTTAAAATCGGTATGATCCGTCAGTTTCTGGGCGATGTAAACTGGGGACCGTTGGATTTTCTCATCATTGACAGCCCGCCGGGGACAGGCGATGAGCCTTTGACCATAGCGCAAACCGTCGCCGGCTGCCAGGCCGTCATCGTCACCACACCGCAGGAAATCGCCCTGGCCGACGTCCGCAAGTCCATTCAGTTTTGCCGGAAAGTAGAGCTGCCTATTGCCGGCATCATCGAAAATATGAGCGGCTTCGTCTGCCCGTCCTGCGGCAGCCGCCATGATATCTTCAAAAGCGGTGGTGGCGAGAAAACAGCCGCCGCTGCCGGACTTCCCTTCTTAGGACGCCTGCCGCTTGATCCGGCCATTGTCGCCGCCGGCGACACCGGCGAGGCAATCAGCAGCAGCCAAAGCCATACGCAAACAGATCTGCAGCATATTGTGGCGCAACTGCTGTATCAACTCAATAAACACCCGGCGATAAACGGGGAAGTATTTAAAATCGCCGTCCCCGTCACCAACGGAACGCTTAGCGATCACTTCGGCCACTGCAAGACCTTCTCCATATTCAGCGTCCGGGAACAGCAAGTCGTACAGCATGAAAGCCTGACCCCGCCGCCCCACGCCCCGGGTGTCATTCCCGACTGGCTTGCCGAACAGGGCTGCCGCACCGTCATTACCGGCGGTCTGGGAGAAGGCGCCAAACTAAAATTAGGCAAACTGGGCATCGAGACCGTTTGCGGCGCACCGTCCGACACACCTGAGAATTTAATCATCCGGTATCTTCAGGGCGATCTGGTCACCAAGCCCACAACCTGCAACCATGATCACGCCACTACGGCCGGCCATAATTGCCAACATACATAAATGTCCATACAAAAAGGCATCTCCCTCAGGGAAATGCCTTTTTTCACTGTCTATCTTCTTTATTTTCTTACAAGCGTGCCGCCGAAGAATCGGGGGAAGACTACCCGCCCATACTCCTTTAATCACGGTCTAATGACTGTCACTGCGTGGCAAGTACCGCTTATCTTACTCTGCCTTAGCAACAATACCGGTTACCATTTCCGGCGAAACCGACCGTTCGATATAAAAAGCCGTAAGGAGGTACAGTGGCACTCTAACACGTGGATCAAGGTGAAGTTGATGCTGAGCGACACTGCCTCAAATAGCAGGATCGGAAGCTTAGTACTTGACCAGACACCTAAAAAAACATTATCCTGTCAATCCGCATCCTTCTTGACTTAGAGTTAAGTCCAGGTGCTATGCTTCTCTTAAGAAGGCTCACTTCCTTCAAATAGCTTATCGAAAGGGGTAAATAGCATGAATGGTAAAAGTCTGCTCAAATGCCGGGTCCTCCCAGCCAAGTCCACCGTTATAGCCGGGGCGACGCTTATCTGTACAATGAACAAAGTATCGCCCGGCTAGCAAAAACCACGCGATTTCCGTCGCAGCCCAACAAACTGCTGCCAGAAAATGAAGAGGAGAAAAATAAATGAGTAAAAAAGCATTGATTATATCCGCCAGTCCCCGAAAAGGCGGCAACTCCGATACGCTGTGCGATGAATTCATCGCCGGAGCGCTTGCTGCGGGCCACGAAGCGGAAAAGATATTCCTGCGCGACCGGGACATCAATTATTGCACCGGCTGTGGCGCCTGCAACACAACTCATCGGTGCGTGCAAAAAGACGACATGGCGGAAGTACTTGATAAACTGGTTAAAGCCGACGTCATCGTTATGGCAACGCCTGTGTATTTTTACACCATGGACGGGCAGATGAAAACACTGATCGACCGTACCGTACCCAGATATGCCGAAATCGCCAACAAAGATTTTTACTTCATCGTGACAGCCGCCGATACGGAGCAGTCTGGGCTGGAACGTACGATAGAAGGCTTCCGGGGCTTTACAAACGAATGCCTGACTAATCCCCGGGAAAAAGGCATTATCTACGCCACCGGTGTCTGGCAGACAGGCGAGATTAAAGGTCATCCAGCCCTGCGGCAGGCTTACGAAATGGGTAAACAGCTATAAAAAGGAGTGTACAACAGGGACCATACTGGTTTATCAAACAGCGTGATTTTCCCAGGGGTGAAAAACCGCCTGAGATATTTAGCAAAGATTTCCCGGGCAGTCCAGGAGCTTCGGCCAGGCGACGTCATACGTATCCCGGCAAACGTAAAGCATTGGCATGGTGCGGCAAAAGACAGTTGGTTCGCCCGCCTCTCCATCGAAACAAATTGCCAGGCCGGCCCTGCCGAATGGCTAGAGCCTGTATCCACCGCGGAATATGCCAAACTGAAATGATCGCCTGCTAATTGACTTGACGGAAGAACCTGAGGCACCTCTGGTTAATTGAATCCCACAGATAGCCCGGATTTTTTTCCGGCGGTTGCATAATTTACAAGCTATGGGTATATTATAAGAAAAGGACTGACGTGCGCTACCACGTCAGCCCACAGGCTGTCTAGCCGGAAAACGGTTAACCCTACGTTTTTAGCCGAAATAGCCGCATTCTTGAACAGGAGCGGCTATTTCCCTTTGGTCGTGACCAATACCATGAGCGTGGCAAATGCAACCGCAAATGTCAAGGCTTCATAGATCGTCATCTTACCACCCCCCTTTCCTGAAAAGGAAGGGGTTGATCGTCCCCCGAGCAGCCTGTCATCACTACTATAAGATATTCCTCCAAATAGAAATATATGTTTACCTTTCCCGTTTACGTCATACCGTTGTCACCTCTCACTAAGAGGTGCCTTTTTATTTTCCCGCTGCCCAGCCTAGATGACGCTTGGCTTTGCCACTTTAAAGGATTATTCGTACTTTTGTCGAAAAGAAATACCCAATTCATTCCTCCGGCTGTAACCTTCTTATAAATCTCAGAACTGTAAAGAACGGATTTCCCAAGCCCCGTGTGGCTTCGACGTTACCATGGGCAACTCGCCAGAGGGTTAGACAACAAAAAAATATCGTTTAAAACCGCCCTGTACATGGTTCTGCAAATTTTCAGGAAAGAAGCTCGCTTATGTCGTCTGTCATTACCTTTATGCCTGTTGATAACCTCATACTCTATTTAGGCATTACCGCCGTTTTCGAGGCTTTGGCCGTCTACCTCCTCCAGTTCCGTAAGACACCGGGCGCCATGATGCTGGTGTATTGCCAGCTCTGCAAAGGCATCTGGATTGCAGCCAAAGTTTTCTGCGGGATAAGTTCCGACCTGCCAACGAAGCTATTCTGGGCCAGATTGACCGAGTGGATGCCGCTCTTGCTCATCTACTTCTGGTTTGAATTTATCTGGGAAAGCAGCCGGCCCCAGGGAAAAACCGCAGCAATCATGCGGTA containing:
- a CDS encoding class I SAM-dependent methyltransferase; this encodes MVKQKLEGVSETLLIPLWARAVETKRPEPIIRDELAVQMMEKLDYDFAKFEKARLSQVGVAIRTELLDKAVTAFLAKQAEAVVVNLGCGLDTRFFRVDNGRVHWYDLDLPEPIRLRRQFFSETDRYRMLEKSVFDPSWPQAIQRGDRPVLIIAEGLLMYFTEPEIKELLARLAGEFPQAEMLFEILSPLLVKNSRRHDSVSKTDASFQWGVVSGKMVEALHENIRFLEEWNYFDYHRNRWGWFGWLALIPAGKRYFNNKIAHLQFV
- a CDS encoding iron-sulfur cluster carrier protein MrpORP produces the protein MSCNSNPAQQFAAQTERIHRFLDQVTKKLIVMSGKGGVGKSTVAANLAVTLSQQGYQVGLLDVDVHGPSIAGLLDLNDLPLLTDREQIYPIEYSPTLKVVTIQGLLDKPDDPIICRGPAKITMIRQFLGDVDWGPLDFLIIDSPPGTGDEPLTIAQTVTGCQAVIVTTPQEIALADVRKSIQFCRKVNLPIAGIIENMSGFVCPTCGSRHDIFKSGGGEKTAAAAGLPFLGRLPIDPAIVTAGDSGKAIAGLHNQTQTDMQHLVDQLLQQLGNPTPTETGLLKIAVPTDNGNLGERFGHSAVFSIISAQKGQIVQQEELTPPPKPGAIPGWLAEQGCHTVIAGGLGEAARIKLAELGIKVICGAPAATPEQLTLRYLRGELIASTPAASRTSPASSCQDCNHT
- a CDS encoding DsrE/DsrF/DrsH-like family protein, with protein sequence MGKKVVIVGGVAGGASAAARLRRLDEQAEIILLERDEHISFANCGLPYYIGETIRERDKLLVQTPEAMRARFAIDVRVNSEVTAIEPEKKMIRINSRDRGCYEESYDVLLLSPGAQPVRPPIPGIDSPRIFTLRNIPDTDRIKAMVDRENTQRVAVIGGGFIGVEMAENLRERGLAVTLVEAAPHILPPFDSDMALLIERELQDHGVTVHVGDGVAHFAEQAEGMLVTLQSGRQIVADMVVLAIGVAPATGFLKDSGIALGKRGHILVDEHMATNQTDIYAVGDAVEVVDLVTGQPAAVPLAGPANKQGRIAADNIAGIPSAYKGTQGTAILKVFDLTAAATGNNERSLARLQVPYQAIYVHPNSHASYYPDALQLTIKLLFGNDGKILGAQAVGPESIDKHIDVLATAIRLNGTVQDLTELELSYAPPYSSAKDPVNMAGFVAENILAKRLEVFTYEELAGFDPQTTVLVDVRSPLEFATNALPGAVNLPTDSLRSRLAELDKNKLILTYCKVGLQSYIAARILSQNGFRVKSLTGGYKAAAPRLVKWQPPAEQVQPAVEPAMAAVPLSEPEQVLDACGLSCPGPLLQVKAAMDKLAAGGVLRVTASDPGFLEDIKAWCLRTGHTLLSLQKEKNRIVARLQKQAVVPGAAPACTAPAKDNKTIVVFSGDLDKAMAAFIIANGAAAMGKKVTLFFTFWGLNILRKPETVPVAKGFLDRMFGWMMPRGSEKLTLSNMNMLGLGTAMMRRVMNNKQVASLEELMKSAMTAGVEIVACQMSMDVMGFKPEELLDGVKIGGVGYYLSEAEDANVNLFI
- a CDS encoding ArsR/SmtB family transcription factor; translation: MEVDVSVYAEQAELLKALAHPLRLCIVRGLIEKNGCNVTHMQDCLSAPQSTISQHLQKLRMAGIVQGTRNGTEIRYSVCDQRVVELIRILFSQ
- a CDS encoding DUF134 domain-containing protein, with amino-acid sequence MVRPHKERQIEQLPPVTHYKPVGKPLRSLEEVILTIEEMEAVRLADIELLDQKSAAERMAISRPTFHRIVNRAHQKIAAALWQGCALRVDGGSFKIAHTCQKTPRDFLCQTCGHRWSLPHGTGQRCQELVCPACQADTVKREDE
- a CDS encoding TIGR03905 family TSCPD domain-containing protein encodes the protein MNTYIPTGICPKKIQFSVENDQVKHVEFSGGCPGNLKALSLLVQGMPVDTVIQTFKGNLCRNGTSCMDQFAQALEAYKQRAQSGA
- a CDS encoding iron-sulfur cluster carrier protein MrpORP, whose translation is MTCNSHTNQEFDEQTQRINLFLDQVDKKLVVMSGKGGVGKSTVAANLAVALSNQGYQVGLLDIDVHGPSIAGLLGLTEQPLLTDGEQLLPIEYSPTLKVVTVQGILEHRDDPVICRGPFKIGMIRQFLGDVNWGPLDFLIIDSPPGTGDEPLTIAQTVAGCQAVIVTTPQEIALADVRKSIQFCRKVELPIAGIIENMSGFVCPSCGSRHDIFKSGGGEKTAAAAGLPFLGRLPLDPAIVAAGDTGEAISSSQSHTQTDLQHIVAQLLYQLNKHPAINGEVFKIAVPVTNGTLSDHFGHCKTFSIFSVREQQVVQHESLTPPPHAPGVIPDWLAEQGCRTVITGGLGEGAKLKLGKLGIETVCGAPSDTPENLIIRYLQGDLVTKPTTCNHDHATTAGHNCQHT
- a CDS encoding flavodoxin family protein is translated as MSKKALIISASPRKGGNSDTLCDEFIAGALAAGHEAEKIFLRDRDINYCTGCGACNTTHRCVQKDDMAEVLDKLVKADVIVMATPVYFYTMDGQMKTLIDRTVPRYAEIANKDFYFIVTAADTEQSGLERTIEGFRGFTNECLTNPREKGIIYATGVWQTGEIKGHPALRQAYEMGKQL